The proteins below come from a single Geobacillus thermoleovorans genomic window:
- the adhP gene encoding alcohol dehydrogenase AdhP translates to MKAAVVHKFKQKLQIEEVEKPKLGYGEVLVKIEACGVCHTDLHAAHGDWPVKPKLPLIPGHEGVGIVVEIGEGVKSIQIGDRVGIPWLYSACGECEYCLSGQETLCPHQLNGGYSVDGSYAEYCKAPANYVARIPKNLDPVQVAPILCAGVTTYKALKVSNAKPGEWVAIYGIGGLGHIALQYAKAMGLNVVAVDISDEKAELAAKLGADITINGLQEDPVAAIREKVGGVQAAISVAVTKKAFEQAYQSVRRGGCLVIVGLPHDELPIPIFDTVLNGVTIKGSIVGTRKDMQEALDFAARGKVRPIVEAVPLEKINEVFERMEKGQINGRVVLTM, encoded by the coding sequence ATGAAAGCCGCCGTTGTTCACAAATTCAAGCAAAAACTTCAAATTGAAGAAGTGGAGAAACCAAAACTAGGATATGGCGAAGTGCTTGTGAAAATTGAAGCTTGTGGCGTCTGCCATACCGATTTGCATGCGGCTCATGGGGATTGGCCGGTAAAACCGAAACTTCCACTTATTCCTGGTCATGAAGGGGTAGGAATTGTTGTTGAGATCGGTGAGGGAGTGAAATCAATCCAAATTGGCGACCGTGTTGGCATTCCATGGTTATACTCAGCATGCGGTGAATGTGAATATTGTTTAAGCGGTCAAGAAACACTTTGTCCACATCAATTAAACGGTGGATACTCTGTCGATGGCAGTTATGCAGAATATTGCAAAGCCCCGGCCAATTATGTCGCACGAATTCCTAAAAACCTCGATCCCGTACAAGTTGCTCCTATTCTTTGTGCTGGGGTCACAACGTATAAAGCATTAAAAGTTTCAAATGCCAAGCCTGGCGAATGGGTCGCTATTTATGGAATCGGGGGATTGGGCCATATTGCTCTTCAATATGCCAAGGCAATGGGATTAAATGTTGTTGCTGTTGATATCAGTGATGAAAAGGCAGAACTTGCGGCAAAGTTGGGTGCTGATATTACGATCAATGGATTGCAAGAAGACCCTGTAGCAGCCATTCGTGAAAAAGTAGGCGGAGTACAAGCGGCTATTAGCGTTGCTGTAACGAAAAAAGCGTTCGAACAAGCTTATCAATCCGTGCGACGCGGCGGCTGCCTTGTCATAGTTGGACTGCCTCACGATGAACTGCCGATTCCTATTTTTGACACTGTATTAAATGGCGTTACGATAAAAGGTTCGATCGTCGGTACACGAAAAGATATGCAAGAAGCTCTAGATTTCGCCGCACGCGGAAAAGTTCGCCCTATTGTGGAAGCGGTACCATTAGAAAAAATTAACGAAGTATTTGAACGGATGGAAAAAGGTCAAATCAATGGCCGCGTTGTTTTAACAATGTAA
- a CDS encoding FMN-binding negative transcriptional regulator codes for MYIPKHFAINDMSVVYEVIEENSFATLVSMHQGELFATHLPLLLDREKTCLYGHFARSNPQWNDIQRQTVLAIFHGPHCYISPSWYETNQAVPTWNYVNVHVYGNVELIDDEEEIMQSLHDMVEKYEAPGSRYQLSEVDAGMLSGMNKGIQAFKIIIKRIEGKAKLSQNHPAYRQERIIKQLEQMPFENEKRIASLMKKQQQ; via the coding sequence ATGTATATTCCGAAGCATTTTGCCATCAACGATATGTCTGTCGTCTATGAGGTGATCGAGGAGAACAGTTTTGCCACCTTGGTGTCGATGCATCAAGGGGAGCTGTTTGCTACCCATTTGCCGCTGTTGCTCGATCGGGAGAAAACGTGTTTGTACGGCCATTTTGCCCGTTCTAATCCGCAATGGAACGACATTCAACGTCAGACGGTCTTGGCGATTTTCCACGGTCCGCATTGTTATATTTCTCCTTCCTGGTATGAAACGAACCAGGCGGTGCCAACATGGAATTATGTGAATGTCCATGTGTACGGGAACGTGGAGTTGATCGACGATGAAGAAGAAATCATGCAGTCGCTGCACGATATGGTAGAAAAATACGAAGCGCCGGGCAGCCGTTACCAGCTGTCAGAGGTCGATGCCGGGATGCTGTCCGGCATGAACAAAGGAATTCAAGCCTTCAAAATCATCATCAAGCGAATCGAGGGAAAAGCCAAGTTAAGCCAAAATCATCCTGCATACCGACAAGAACGGATCATCAAGCAACTCGAGCAAATGCCATTTGAAAACGAAAAGCGAATCGCTTCCCTGATGAAAAAGCAACAGCAGTGA
- a CDS encoding IS701 family transposase, which translates to MNRLAHHQGIHKFFFTLGLTLQLSKPVIKHLIHIVDALTTKGFSGTLTDIHYWSFHPNHRTTLSHFFTKSPWNEERLLGKLQEWILSQVERLAKRKNQPLFVSIDDTICQKTKPSSRAAHAIQGCDWHYSHKDHQSVWGHSLVWLMVHTFTQAFPFAFRLYDKKAGKSKIDLAIEMLSSLKVKRAQPVYVLMDSWYPSKKLIEACLKQGFHVIAMLKTNRILYPKGIAIQAKQFARYIESKDTRLVTVGQERYRVYRYEGAIHGLDDAVVLLAWKADQPMAPEHLHCILSTDRELGDEDILRYYAQRWTIECFFRQAKDQLKLDGYRVRHIRAVKRYWAVVLLACVYSIAESRQNLSTGLELLRSRKDHSVVEFIYDAAKQDIPIDVIKKQLRIA; encoded by the coding sequence ATGAATAGATTAGCACATCACCAAGGAATCCACAAGTTTTTCTTCACGCTGGGGTTGACGCTGCAGCTTTCCAAACCGGTCATCAAGCATCTCATTCATATTGTCGATGCCTTGACCACCAAGGGATTCTCGGGAACATTGACTGATATTCATTACTGGAGCTTTCATCCGAATCATCGAACGACGCTCAGTCACTTTTTCACGAAAAGCCCTTGGAACGAGGAAAGGCTGCTTGGGAAGCTTCAAGAGTGGATCCTTTCCCAGGTCGAACGACTGGCCAAACGGAAGAATCAACCCCTTTTTGTTTCGATTGATGATACGATTTGCCAAAAAACGAAGCCTTCGTCACGGGCTGCGCACGCCATTCAAGGGTGCGACTGGCACTACTCGCATAAAGATCATCAATCGGTCTGGGGGCATTCGCTCGTTTGGCTGATGGTGCACACCTTCACGCAGGCGTTCCCATTTGCGTTCCGCCTGTATGACAAGAAAGCGGGAAAAAGCAAGATCGACCTGGCGATCGAGATGCTTTCCTCGCTCAAGGTGAAGCGGGCTCAGCCGGTGTATGTGCTCATGGATTCGTGGTATCCGTCCAAAAAGCTCATTGAAGCCTGCTTGAAACAGGGATTCCATGTCATCGCGATGCTCAAGACGAACCGGATTCTCTACCCGAAAGGCATCGCCATCCAAGCCAAGCAGTTCGCCCGCTATATCGAGTCCAAAGACACCCGCCTCGTCACGGTGGGGCAGGAGCGTTATCGCGTGTATCGCTATGAGGGGGCCATCCATGGCCTCGATGACGCGGTGGTGCTGCTGGCTTGGAAGGCGGATCAGCCGATGGCGCCGGAACATCTTCATTGCATCTTGAGCACCGACCGGGAACTCGGGGACGAAGACATCTTGCGTTACTACGCCCAGCGCTGGACGATCGAGTGCTTTTTCCGGCAGGCGAAAGATCAACTGAAGCTGGATGGATACCGCGTTCGCCACATTCGGGCGGTGAAACGGTATTGGGCGGTGGTGCTGTTGGCCTGCGTGTACAGCATCGCCGAATCCCGACAAAACCTCTCCACCGGGCTGGAGCTTCTTCGGTCGCGGAAAGACCACAGCGTCGTCGAGTTCATTTATGACGCTGCAAAGCAAGATATTCCCATTGATGTGATCAAAAAACAGCTCCGTATCGCGTAA
- a CDS encoding phospholipase D-like domain-containing protein, giving the protein MKEHLKQASSQFEKSTSSEFANKRLEEINMLQQLLKRFDRGSVPRFRPFSPNVRQFCSKIRTYQMSVPKEIGHLFLLPNNA; this is encoded by the coding sequence GTGAAAGAACATTTAAAACAAGCAAGTTCTCAATTTGAAAAGTCGACTTCCTCAGAATTTGCGAATAAACGGTTGGAAGAAATAAACATGCTTCAACAGCTCCTAAAGAGATTTGATAGGGGAAGCGTGCCAAGATTTCGTCCATTTTCTCCAAATGTTCGGCAATTTTGTTCGAAAATTCGAACTTATCAAATGAGTGTCCCAAAAGAGATAGGACACCTTTTCTTATTGCCGAATAACGCATGA
- a CDS encoding ABC transporter permease, producing MSRLPLQILNVVLASFLKKRAEYRRYWFDFTVGLIIKFVFFLGTLYASPIQTGKEATLKLFGFSLWYLSAHLISKLGNTVIEEAYLGTAEQVLSTKTPPWQVLMGVVIAEIALSSVWVVLFFICAALMIGFSEILSGILSMITEIVVFGGVSLIGMTGIGVFILGLSLRLKQVGAVTEVLLYYLLIFSGFFLSSNLLPTAFHILNYFSPLSWAVQGVNEGWPVFFPALGISLLWLAMGSLVLKQQWHWARKNGKIGSYV from the coding sequence GTGAGTCGGTTGCCCCTGCAAATCTTGAATGTAGTATTGGCTTCCTTTTTGAAAAAAAGGGCAGAGTATCGTCGGTATTGGTTCGATTTTACCGTTGGCCTTATCATTAAATTTGTCTTTTTTCTCGGTACGCTGTACGCAAGCCCGATACAAACCGGAAAGGAAGCGACGCTCAAACTGTTCGGTTTCAGCCTTTGGTACTTAAGCGCTCATTTGATCTCAAAGCTCGGCAACACGGTGATCGAGGAAGCGTATCTCGGCACGGCAGAGCAGGTACTTTCCACCAAGACTCCCCCATGGCAAGTTTTAATGGGCGTAGTGATCGCGGAAATCGCATTATCATCCGTGTGGGTAGTGCTCTTTTTCATCTGTGCGGCTTTGATGATTGGATTTTCCGAAATTCTCTCGGGAATATTATCCATGATAACGGAGATCGTCGTATTTGGCGGCGTAAGCCTAATCGGGATGACGGGAATCGGTGTGTTCATTTTAGGACTGTCCCTTCGCTTAAAACAAGTCGGAGCCGTTACCGAGGTGCTGCTTTATTATTTATTAATCTTCTCAGGTTTTTTTCTATCTTCAAATTTATTGCCGACAGCGTTTCATATTCTCAACTACTTTTCTCCCCTTTCTTGGGCCGTGCAAGGAGTGAATGAAGGATGGCCCGTATTCTTTCCTGCTCTCGGCATCTCGCTATTATGGCTGGCCATGGGCTCATTGGTCTTGAAGCAACAATGGCATTGGGCGAGAAAAAACGGAAAAATCGGAAGCTACGTATAA
- the adh gene encoding aldehyde dehydrogenase codes for MIYSKPGEKDAKVQFKTRYDNYINGEWILPISGRYFQNITPITGEVFCEVARSQAEDIELALDAAHAAKEAWGKTSPADRALILNKIADRMEENLEMLAVAETWDNGKPIRETLNADLPLAIDHFRYFAGAIRAQEGTISQIDDDTIAYHFYEPLGVVGQIIPWNFPLLMAAWKIAPALAAGNCIVLKPAEQTPASIMVLMELIGDLLPPGVLNVVNGFGLEAGKPLASSPRIAKIAFTGETTTGRLIMQYASQNIIPVTLELGGKSPNIFFPDVMEKDDDFLDKAIEGFVMFALNQGEVCTCPSRALIHESIYDEFMERALERVKKIRTGNPLDTSTMMGAQASAEQMEKILAYIDIGKQEGAECLIGGEKNIIPGFENGYYIKPTVFKGHNKMRIFQEEIFGPVVSVTTFKDEQEALEIANDTLYGLGAGVWTRNINLAYRFGRGIQAGRVWTNCYHAYPAHAAFGGYKQSGIGRETHHMMLAHYQQTKNLLVSYNPKPLGFF; via the coding sequence ATGATTTACAGCAAACCAGGCGAAAAAGATGCAAAAGTTCAATTCAAAACAAGATACGATAACTATATTAACGGAGAATGGATACTGCCTATTTCGGGTCGATATTTCCAAAATATTACACCCATAACAGGAGAAGTATTTTGTGAAGTAGCACGCTCGCAGGCTGAGGATATTGAATTGGCGTTAGATGCAGCACACGCGGCAAAAGAAGCTTGGGGAAAAACATCACCGGCTGACAGAGCGTTGATTTTAAATAAAATCGCTGATCGAATGGAAGAAAACTTAGAAATGTTAGCGGTTGCCGAAACATGGGATAACGGCAAACCAATCCGTGAAACATTAAACGCTGACCTTCCTTTAGCCATCGATCATTTTCGTTATTTCGCTGGAGCCATACGCGCTCAAGAAGGAACAATCAGCCAAATTGACGACGATACGATCGCGTACCATTTTTATGAACCACTCGGCGTTGTCGGGCAAATTATCCCATGGAATTTTCCATTATTGATGGCAGCATGGAAAATTGCTCCTGCGCTTGCTGCCGGAAACTGCATTGTGCTAAAACCAGCTGAACAAACTCCAGCATCGATTATGGTGCTTATGGAGTTGATTGGTGATCTGTTGCCGCCTGGAGTGCTCAATGTTGTCAACGGGTTCGGATTAGAAGCTGGCAAACCATTAGCTTCTAGTCCACGTATCGCCAAAATCGCATTTACCGGTGAAACAACGACAGGGCGGCTGATTATGCAGTACGCTTCACAAAATATTATTCCTGTTACACTGGAATTGGGCGGCAAATCCCCAAACATCTTCTTTCCTGATGTAATGGAAAAAGACGATGACTTTTTAGATAAAGCGATTGAAGGATTTGTCATGTTCGCTTTAAACCAGGGCGAGGTTTGTACGTGCCCTTCTCGTGCTCTCATCCATGAGTCCATTTATGACGAATTTATGGAGCGCGCTCTTGAACGCGTGAAAAAGATTCGAACAGGAAATCCACTTGATACAAGCACAATGATGGGAGCACAAGCTTCAGCAGAACAAATGGAAAAAATTCTTGCATACATTGATATTGGAAAACAAGAGGGCGCCGAATGCCTAATTGGCGGCGAAAAAAACATAATCCCTGGATTCGAAAACGGGTATTATATCAAGCCAACCGTATTTAAAGGACATAATAAAATGCGTATTTTCCAAGAAGAAATTTTCGGTCCAGTAGTCTCAGTGACAACATTTAAAGATGAACAGGAAGCTTTGGAGATCGCTAATGATACGTTGTACGGCCTTGGTGCCGGGGTATGGACGAGAAACATCAACTTGGCTTACCGTTTCGGAAGAGGCATTCAGGCAGGAAGAGTTTGGACAAATTGCTACCATGCTTATCCGGCCCATGCTGCTTTTGGAGGATATAAACAATCTGGGATCGGCCGTGAAACCCATCATATGATGTTAGCGCACTATCAACAAACGAAAAATTTACTCGTTAGCTACAATCCAAAACCATTAGGATTTTTCTGA
- a CDS encoding iron-containing alcohol dehydrogenase yields the protein MNIHKFVMPEVIFGNGSIHQVGESCLRLGATNVLIVSDPGVTEAGWLDVVIKSCRQVGLKYTTFCDVTINPKDEEVKKGCEAYLENECDAIIGIGGGSSIDAAKAVAILATNGGQIHEYEGVDKIQLPLPPQVMVPTTAGSGSEVSQFSVIVNTKEKKKMTIISRSLIPDIAIIDPETLSTKSAHLTASTGLDVLTHGIEAYVSLAATPLTDVQAQNAISLVGKYLRPSVASKINQEAKTNMAMASLQAGLAFSNAILGAVHAMSHAVGGRYPLLHGDINSILLPHVMEFNLLANPKKFADIACFLGMDTRGMSYMEAGRKTIEYVKQLAEDIGVPQRLSDIGVKQEEIRKMSLVAFHDACMITNPRDITVEEIEGIFRKAW from the coding sequence ATGAACATTCATAAGTTCGTGATGCCCGAAGTGATTTTTGGTAACGGTTCCATTCATCAAGTAGGGGAAAGTTGTCTAAGGCTTGGTGCGACAAATGTGTTGATTGTCAGCGATCCAGGTGTTACGGAAGCTGGTTGGCTCGATGTTGTCATTAAGAGTTGCAGGCAAGTAGGATTAAAATACACGACATTTTGTGATGTAACAATAAATCCAAAGGACGAAGAAGTAAAAAAAGGCTGTGAAGCATATCTTGAGAATGAATGCGATGCTATCATTGGAATCGGTGGAGGCAGTTCTATTGATGCCGCAAAGGCTGTCGCCATTCTTGCTACAAACGGGGGACAAATTCATGAATATGAGGGAGTGGATAAAATTCAATTGCCCCTTCCTCCTCAAGTGATGGTTCCAACAACAGCAGGGTCAGGATCAGAAGTATCCCAATTTTCTGTTATTGTTAATACAAAAGAGAAAAAAAAGATGACGATCATTTCCCGATCTCTTATTCCTGATATTGCAATTATTGATCCAGAAACATTGTCGACAAAAAGCGCTCATTTAACTGCCTCAACAGGATTAGATGTTTTAACGCATGGCATTGAGGCGTATGTAAGTCTAGCAGCTACACCGCTTACAGACGTTCAAGCTCAAAACGCTATTTCTTTAGTAGGAAAATATTTGCGCCCTTCTGTCGCCTCTAAAATCAACCAAGAGGCAAAAACCAATATGGCAATGGCGAGTTTGCAGGCAGGATTGGCTTTTTCTAACGCGATTTTAGGCGCTGTTCATGCAATGTCCCATGCTGTCGGGGGAAGGTATCCTCTTCTTCATGGGGATATAAACTCTATATTGCTTCCGCATGTGATGGAGTTCAATCTGTTGGCGAATCCGAAAAAATTTGCTGATATTGCTTGTTTTCTCGGAATGGATACTCGTGGCATGTCTTATATGGAAGCGGGAAGAAAAACAATTGAATATGTAAAACAATTGGCAGAGGATATTGGGGTGCCACAGCGATTATCTGATATAGGAGTGAAACAAGAAGAAATACGGAAAATGAGTTTGGTTGCCTTTCATGACGCATGTATGATCACCAACCCTCGTGATATCACTGTAGAAGAAATTGAAGGAATATTCAGAAAGGCGTGGTAA
- a CDS encoding ABC transporter ATP-binding protein produces the protein MIAVQDVNKIYPPNRQVLHNVSLELVEGDRLILLGPNGAGKTTLIRCIIGLTAPDSGSIYVNGVDVVRHPDEARESIAVVFEEADNSYSYLTVLENLLYFGLLNKWSRAEAKRRAERMMAVLNLTPYAERLTQTLSRGMKQKLAFAIALMKGAPFLFLDEPTLGLDVESQHHIRTMLTEENQWWKAVLITTHDIPFAHAVGNKFVFIQGGKIVWSGTKEHFSTPADLETHFLAAIRSNLSV, from the coding sequence ATGATTGCCGTGCAAGACGTAAACAAAATCTATCCGCCAAACCGCCAAGTATTACATAATGTTTCCCTTGAACTGGTTGAAGGGGATCGACTTATTCTTTTAGGGCCGAATGGAGCCGGAAAAACTACTTTAATAAGATGCATCATCGGGCTTACTGCACCAGACAGCGGCAGCATCTATGTCAATGGAGTAGATGTTGTCCGCCATCCAGATGAAGCGCGCGAGTCGATTGCGGTCGTATTTGAAGAAGCTGACAACTCCTATTCTTATTTAACTGTTTTGGAAAATCTCTTATACTTCGGCTTGCTGAACAAATGGAGTCGTGCTGAAGCAAAACGAAGAGCCGAACGAATGATGGCCGTGTTGAATCTAACCCCATACGCTGAGCGTCTTACCCAAACCCTTTCACGTGGGATGAAACAAAAACTGGCATTTGCGATCGCCTTAATGAAAGGAGCGCCGTTTTTGTTCCTTGATGAGCCAACTCTTGGCCTTGATGTTGAGTCGCAACATCATATCCGAACCATGTTAACGGAAGAAAACCAATGGTGGAAAGCCGTTCTCATCACCACCCACGACATTCCTTTTGCCCACGCCGTTGGAAATAAGTTTGTCTTTATTCAAGGCGGAAAAATCGTTTGGAGCGGCACGAAAGAACATTTTTCAACTCCAGCCGACCTTGAAACTCATTTTTTGGCCGCTATTCGTTCCAACCTATCCGTCTAA
- a CDS encoding DUF1572 domain-containing protein: MNIGQEYLRVVRARFVDMKKTAERAMDQCSEEQLFHCFHEEANSIAIIVKHMSGNMVSRWTDFLSSDGEKPDRNRDDEFINDFHTRKEVLACWEKGWSAFFQTLNELQETDLLRTVTIRGEPHSVIEAIERQMYHYSYHIGQIVYIAKQLNANNWKTLTIPRNRKTT, from the coding sequence ATGAACATCGGCCAAGAATATTTGCGAGTGGTGCGCGCACGCTTTGTTGACATGAAAAAGACCGCCGAACGGGCTATGGACCAATGTTCGGAGGAACAGCTGTTCCATTGCTTTCATGAGGAGGCAAACAGCATCGCCATCATTGTCAAACATATGAGCGGAAATATGGTGTCGCGCTGGACAGACTTTTTGTCGTCGGATGGGGAAAAACCGGACCGAAACCGCGATGATGAGTTTATCAACGACTTCCATACGCGCAAAGAAGTGCTGGCTTGCTGGGAAAAGGGGTGGTCTGCTTTCTTTCAGACGCTGAACGAACTGCAAGAAACGGATTTGTTGCGGACAGTCACGATCCGCGGCGAACCCCATTCCGTCATCGAAGCCATTGAGCGGCAAATGTACCATTATTCGTATCATATCGGGCAAATCGTCTATATCGCGAAACAGCTGAACGCAAACAACTGGAAAACACTGACCATACCAAGAAATCGAAAAACAACATAA
- the pdxR gene encoding MocR-like pyridoxine biosynthesis transcription factor PdxR, protein MKTIIFDLKDGSPKYKQIYEKLKSLIEQGDIQANEPLPSIRQLAESLNVSRNTTLMAYEQLVAEGYIRAEKRKGYFANEVEPLFIPKARISARQSAREAATSVVVDFRADTVDADHFPVKAWRRISNQVLTAKGCFRYGDPFGELCLRKQIAIYLLESRGVITEPNAIIIGSSTQQMLLSLGYILKDEFNSVIVEDPGYDGAREAFLFHRFQLETVPVSETVIDLSPLENRRSRLIYVTPSHQSPMGVSMPIQQRHRLIQWVNNVDGYIIEDDYDSEFRYTQKPFPALASIDSTKVIYLGNFSKSFLPGIRLSYMVLPPSLLYRYQQQFRLFESTASILSQLAMAKFMEEGEWGRHIKRMRLVYKRKMEHLTSLLRKAFGDMISIIGEQSGLYVLIKVHSDCSEEQLLQRALSCGVKVYPTSRYFVNQRPDRPMIKLGFSGLSLEDIELGVKLLKKAWC, encoded by the coding sequence ATGAAGACGATCATTTTTGACTTGAAGGACGGCTCGCCTAAATACAAGCAAATCTACGAAAAATTGAAATCATTGATTGAACAAGGCGACATTCAAGCCAATGAGCCGCTACCTTCCATTCGCCAACTCGCCGAATCATTGAATGTCAGCCGGAACACAACTTTAATGGCTTACGAACAGCTGGTAGCGGAAGGATATATTCGCGCGGAAAAACGAAAAGGGTATTTTGCCAATGAAGTGGAACCTCTTTTCATTCCAAAAGCCCGCATTTCTGCACGCCAATCGGCAAGGGAAGCAGCAACGTCCGTTGTTGTCGATTTTCGCGCCGATACCGTCGATGCCGATCATTTTCCCGTTAAAGCATGGAGAAGAATTTCCAATCAAGTATTGACGGCCAAAGGATGTTTCCGCTATGGGGATCCGTTTGGGGAATTATGCTTGCGCAAGCAAATCGCCATCTACCTTCTCGAATCCCGCGGGGTGATCACAGAGCCAAACGCCATCATCATCGGAAGCAGCACGCAGCAAATGCTTCTCTCCCTTGGCTATATTCTAAAAGATGAATTCAACAGCGTGATCGTCGAAGACCCTGGTTATGACGGCGCCAGAGAAGCGTTTTTGTTTCACCGCTTTCAGCTGGAAACGGTGCCTGTTTCCGAAACCGTCATCGATCTTTCACCGCTCGAGAACAGGCGATCGCGGCTCATCTATGTCACCCCTTCACATCAAAGCCCGATGGGAGTCAGCATGCCGATCCAGCAACGGCACAGGCTCATTCAATGGGTGAACAACGTCGATGGCTATATTATCGAGGACGATTACGACAGCGAATTCCGTTACACGCAAAAGCCGTTTCCTGCTCTTGCTTCCATTGATTCCACAAAAGTCATTTATCTGGGCAATTTCTCAAAATCGTTTCTGCCTGGGATTCGCTTAAGCTACATGGTGTTGCCGCCGTCGCTTTTGTACCGTTATCAGCAGCAGTTTCGCCTTTTCGAAAGCACTGCGTCCATCCTCAGCCAATTGGCGATGGCCAAATTTATGGAGGAGGGGGAATGGGGCCGCCATATTAAACGCATGCGCCTCGTGTACAAACGAAAAATGGAGCATTTAACATCACTACTGCGAAAAGCATTTGGGGATATGATCTCCATTATTGGCGAACAGTCCGGTTTATACGTGTTAATCAAAGTTCATTCCGATTGTTCAGAAGAACAGCTACTTCAACGCGCCCTATCGTGTGGGGTAAAAGTGTATCCCACTTCGCGCTATTTTGTGAACCAACGGCCAGACCGACCCATGATCAAGCTTGGTTTTAGCGGCTTGTCGCTCGAGGATATTGAGCTTGGAGTAAAACTGCTCAAAAAAGCATGGTGTTGA
- a CDS encoding sigma-54-dependent transcriptional regulator — protein sequence MGNILVIDDEREVGTFFQHLLEGRGNKVKLGFSGEDFFQLIQQYKFDLAFIDVKLPDANGLNLLKQLKRSCPSCKAVVMTGYSTVKTAVEAIKHGANAYIEKPFDDIEQLERLIDELLSDGPLSSQDDMYKLAETLGFIVGTNKEMNDLLKLAYKIAKKNVNVLIEGETGTGKEVLAHFIHNASMRYDQPFIGVNCGAVSETLLESELFGHEKGAFTGAVKEKKGIFEIANRGTLFLDEIGEASLATQVKLLRVLETGEYIRVGGETIRKTNTRIIAASHVNLAKAVEEKTFREDLLYRLDVVKLTIPPLRERLEDLPILIDYFLKKLNTPLSFSEDCISRMKQYHWPGNVRELYNVVKRAITLAEGETEVITVDYLPEKLKVPLHLGQVSNNKRSTKDEVEDLEAYLQKWMNGVLALWKNSDRLDLEQVISSVKELETKIGRSFVMKMLKETLGNRKEAAERLNISVRTLRYLLKEKGADPKA from the coding sequence GTGGGGAATATTTTAGTTATTGATGATGAAAGGGAAGTTGGGACGTTTTTCCAACATTTATTAGAAGGAAGAGGGAACAAGGTTAAGCTTGGATTTAGTGGGGAAGATTTTTTTCAGTTGATTCAACAATACAAGTTTGATCTTGCTTTCATCGATGTGAAACTTCCAGATGCAAATGGTTTAAATTTATTAAAACAGTTAAAACGCTCATGTCCTTCTTGTAAAGCTGTTGTAATGACAGGCTATAGCACAGTAAAGACAGCGGTTGAAGCGATTAAACATGGAGCAAACGCCTATATTGAAAAGCCGTTTGACGATATTGAACAGTTAGAGCGATTAATCGATGAATTATTAAGTGATGGTCCTCTTTCATCCCAAGATGATATGTATAAGCTGGCTGAGACGCTCGGTTTCATTGTTGGAACAAATAAAGAGATGAATGATTTGCTTAAATTGGCTTATAAAATTGCGAAAAAAAATGTGAACGTGTTGATTGAAGGAGAGACGGGGACTGGAAAAGAAGTGCTCGCTCATTTTATCCACAACGCGAGCATGCGCTATGACCAGCCTTTTATTGGGGTGAATTGTGGCGCTGTTTCGGAAACACTGTTAGAAAGCGAATTGTTTGGACATGAAAAAGGAGCGTTCACAGGAGCGGTAAAGGAGAAAAAGGGGATTTTTGAAATTGCTAACCGTGGCACGTTATTTTTAGATGAAATTGGAGAAGCGTCTCTCGCGACGCAAGTAAAACTGTTAAGAGTGCTAGAAACAGGGGAGTATATTCGCGTCGGGGGTGAAACGATCCGCAAAACGAATACACGCATTATTGCTGCTTCGCATGTCAATCTGGCAAAAGCGGTCGAGGAGAAGACGTTTAGAGAGGATTTATTATATAGATTAGATGTTGTGAAACTTACCATTCCTCCGCTTCGAGAGCGGCTCGAAGATCTTCCAATTTTGATTGATTATTTTTTAAAAAAACTAAATACACCTCTATCGTTTTCAGAGGACTGTATTTCCCGTATGAAACAGTATCATTGGCCGGGGAATGTGAGAGAATTGTATAATGTTGTTAAAAGGGCGATAACTCTAGCGGAAGGAGAAACAGAGGTGATCACCGTTGATTATTTGCCGGAGAAGCTTAAGGTTCCGTTGCATTTAGGGCAAGTGTCGAATAACAAGCGAAGTACAAAAGATGAAGTAGAAGACTTAGAAGCTTATTTGCAAAAATGGATGAATGGTGTGCTAGCACTATGGAAAAACAGTGATCGATTAGATCTTGAACAAGTAATATCTTCAGTGAAAGAACTAGAAACTAAAATCGGCCGATCTTTTGTAATGAAAATGTTAAAAGAAACGTTAGGAAATCGTAAAGAAGCAGCAGAGCGATTAAATATCAGCGTACGAACATTGAGATATTTATTAAAAGAAAAAGGAGCTGATCCAAAAGCGTAA